One segment of Phragmites australis chromosome 13, lpPhrAust1.1, whole genome shotgun sequence DNA contains the following:
- the LOC133888437 gene encoding subtilisin-like protease SBT2.4, with translation MSSRQRCFLIPMLFVATLASAAAAVVVRAKLDDDHEEKSSIYLVLVHGETLAAALQRKGEVDRNATWYQAQKRRVAQLHDRVLRRAMDGGGNESFYCRKLYSFHHAINGFAVHTTALLAERLSAAPEVAAVEEDLGTRIMTTYTPRLLGLPEGLWRRRDGEGDDGDGVVVGVVDTGIDPAHPSFAYVPQWRADRPNDDCERRRGAWPFAGGACSVGPRFPPGSCNGKIVTARYFAAGAAAVLPLDASRDLSPFDAEGHGSHVASIAAGNRGVPVVVGGAMYGYASGMAPGARLAVYKAVYPAGGTMADLISAIDQATQDKVDVLVLSVGPDARPTSKVTFLSMLEVALLSASKAGVFVAQAAGNQGPAEFSLVSYSPWVMTVAAGTTGWSYTARLVLGDGRHIPGLGLSAPTLHYRLVAAKDAAAPDSASMGRAEECQDAETLRWRADVLRGSIVVCSFSQGFYNGTSTVTAILDVAEALGFAGFVLLANLQYGDFVAQPLPFRVPGVMVPRVDNAEVIWSYYAEHTVYAGSATVFGATAAINEGRVATFTDAAPVVARYSSRGPDVANAESTPADVLKPDILAPGNQIWAAWSALSTNEPILAGNHFAMISGTSMAAPHVGGVAALIKQRHPSLRPSAIASALSTTARRHDDREGQIMAEGFELGSLHPATPFDCGSGSVNPAAALDPGLVIAPEPDDYISFLCSLPQLSPEDVRAATGAACQAPLAFPADLNLPSVTVSALRGYLFVRRRVTNVGSNTETYLCSALPPAGVDVTVRPGWFEVAPGGTQEVVIELRVTNASGAFSFGEIVLTGSLDHLVRLPLAVRSLGTT, from the exons ATGTCGTCTCGTCAGCGCTGCTTCCTGATTCCCATGCTCTTTGTAGCAACGCTAGCatcggcggccgcggcggtggTGGTTAGAGCGAAGCTTGACGATGATCACGAGGAGAAATCATCCATCTACCTCGTGCTGGTGCACGGCGAGACCTTAGCCGCTGCTCTCCAACGAAAAGGAGAAGTTGATCGGAATGCGACGTGGTACCAGGCACAGAAGAGGCGTGTGGCGCAGCTCCACGATCGCGTTCTCCGGCGCGCCATGGACGGCGGCGGCAACGAATCGTTCTACTGCCGCAAGCTCTACAGCTTCCACCACGCCATCAACGGCTTCGCTGTCCACACGACCGCCTTGCTGGCCGAGAGGCTGAGTGCAgcgccggaggtggcggcggtcgAGGAGGACCTGGGGACACGGATCATGACCACGTACACGCCGCGGCTCCTCGGGCTGCCCGAAGGCTTGTGGCGGCGCCGGGACGGCGAAGGGGACGACGGGGACGGGGTGGTGGTCGGGGTCGTCGACACGGGCATCGACCCCGCGCACCCAAGCTTCGCGTACGTACCACAGTGGCGGGCCGACCGGCCGAACGACGATTGCGAGCGTCGGCGTGGAGCGTGGCCGTTCGCCGGGGGCGCTTGCAGCGTTGGGCCTAGGTTCCCGCCTGGCTCGTGCAACGGCAAGATCGTCACAGCGAGGTACTTTGCCGCCGGCGCGGCGGCAGTGCTTCCGCTCGACGCCTCGCGCGACCTGTCGCCGTTCGACGCCGAAGGACATGGCAG CCATGTTGCTTCGATTGCGGCGGGGAACCGAGGAGTACCAGTGGTCGTCGGCGGAGCAATGTACGGCTACGCCAGCGGCATGGCGCCGGGTGCAAG GTTAGCTGTGTACAAAGCTGTATACCCTGCAGGTGGAACAATGGCTGATCTCATTTCTGCCATAGATCAA GCAACACAGGACAAGGTGGACGTGCTAGTATTGTCCGTCGGTCCAGATGCGCGTCCCACCAGCAAAGTCACGTTCCTCAGCATGCTGGAAGTTGCTCTGCTGTCCGCGAGTAAAGCCGGCGTGTTTGTCGCTCAGGCCGCCGGCAACCAAGGGCCAGCCGAGTTCTCCCTCGTCTCCTACAGCCCGTGGGTCATGACAGTCGCCGCCGGCACCACTGGCTGGAGCTACACAGCGCGGCTGGTCCTCGGCGATGGTCGCCACATTCCGGGACTTGGCTTATCAG CGCCAACGCTCCATTACAGGCTCGTCGCGGCCAAGGACGCCGCGGCGCCGGACTCCGCCTCCATGGGACGCGCGGAGGAATGCCAGGACGCAGAGACGCTTCGCTGGCGTGCCGACGTGCTGCGTGGCAGCATTGTCGTCTGCTCGTTCTCGCAAGGGTTCTACAACGGCACATCGACGGTGACTGCCATCCTCGACGTGGCCGAAGCTCTCGGGTTCGCCGGCTTCGTCCTTTTGGCCAACCTGCAGTACGGAGACTTCGTCGCGCAGCCGCTGCCTTTCCGCGTTCCGGGGGTCATGGTCCCCCGAGTCGACAACGCCGAG GTGATATGGTCGTACTACGCGGAGCACACGGTGTACGCGGGCAGCGCAACCGTGTTCGGCGCGACCGCGGCGATCAATGAAGGAAGAGTCGCCACGTTCACGGACGCGGCACCGGTGGTGGCGCGGTACTCGTCCCGAGGACCGGACGTCGCCAACGCGGAGTCGACACCAGCGGACGTGCTCAAGCCGGACATCCTCGCCCCCGGCAACCAGATATGGGCGGCCTGGAGCGCTCTAAGCACAAACGAGCCGATACTCGCCGGCAACCATTTCGCAATGATCTCAGGCACCAGCATGGCCGCACCACACGTCGGCGGCGTCGCGGCGCTCATCAAGCAGAGGCATCCGTCATTGAGGCCGTCGGCCATCGCCTCCGCGCTGTCGACCACCGCGCGGAGGCATGACGACCGCGAGGGGCAGATCATGGCGGAGGGCTTCGAGCTCGGCTCGTTGCACCCCGCGACGCCGTTCGACTGCGGCTCCGGGTCCGTCAACCCCGCCGCCGCACTCGACCCCGGGTTGGTCATCGCACCGGAGCCCGACGACTACATCAGCTTCCTGTGTTCGTTGCCTCAGCTCAGCCCTGAAGACGTCCGTGCCGCCACCGGAGCAGCTTGCCAGGCGCCGCTAGCTTTTCCGGCGGATCTCAACCTACCGTCCGTCACCGTCTCCGCCCTGCGGGGCTACCTGTTCGTCCGGCGCAGGGTGACGAACGTGGGGAGCAACACCGAGACGTACCTCTGCTCTGCGCTGCCGCCGGCAGGCGTGGATGTCACCGTTCGACCAGGGTGGTTCGAGGTGGCGCCCGGTGGAACGCAGGAGGTGGTGATCGAGCTCAGAGTGACCAATGCGTCAGGGGCGTTCAGCTTCGGTGAGATTGTTCTTACCGGGAGCTTGGATCACCTGGTGAGGCTGCCACTCGCCGTGCGGTCTCTTGGGACGACATGA